From the Lathyrus oleraceus cultivar Zhongwan6 chromosome 4, CAAS_Psat_ZW6_1.0, whole genome shotgun sequence genome, one window contains:
- the LOC127137840 gene encoding uncharacterized protein LOC127137840 has translation MGQPKISLKELASIKHKFTEPIDDYLNRFRLLKVERLKAEKARANKNNWREGVTYVELDEDDQEIYNDPLSFNEREIDLAELKQGPPYSCKLLAPSNGKNLAEPEKSDRFPKKTYTLDVTKCNGIFDLLVKDGQMIVPPGAKMPPLEQRNKKGFCKYHNFLGHKTSQCFLFRDLVQNAIRDERLKFEDKTKSQMNIDLDPM, from the exons atgggacaaCCGAAAATTAGTCTGAAAGAACTGGCTAGTATTAAGCACAAATTTACTGAGCCAATAGATGATTATCTTAATAGGTTCCGTTTGCTGAAG GTAGAGCGCCTGAAGGCCGAAAAAGCCAGAGCAAATAAGAATAATTGGAGAGAAGGGGTGACATACGTCGAATTAGATGAAGATGATCAAGAGATATATAATGATCCTTTGAGTTTCAATGAAAGAGAAATCGACCTGGCCGAACTAAAACAAGGGCCACCCTATTCATGCAAGTTACTTGCACCTTCAAATGGGAAAAATTTGGCCGAACCGGAAAAAAGCGACAGATTCCCTAAGAAAACATATACTTTAGACGTTACCAAATGCAACGGAATTTTTGACTTGCTAGTCAAAGATGGCCAAATGATAGTGCCTCCTGGCGCTAAAATGCCTCCATTAGAACAACGAAATAAAAAAGGTTTTTGCAAATATCACAATTTTTTGGGCCACAAAACCTCACagtgttttcttttcagggatcttgtgcaGAACGCGATTAGGGATGAGAGATTGAAGTTTGAGGACAAAACTAAGTCCCAAATGAATATAGATTTAGACCCCATGTAG